The Lutra lutra chromosome 10, mLutLut1.2, whole genome shotgun sequence genome contains a region encoding:
- the LOC125079084 gene encoding olfactory receptor 8B8-like, with protein MMAMWPSVPILYNVAMSPKVCSILMLGSYLVSFLDAMAHTGCMLRLTFCDANTSYLCDMLSPLQLSCMSTYVNELVAFLVVGIDIIVPSVIIFVFYGFILSSILHISYTEGRSKAFSTFSSHIIAVSLFFGSGTFMYLKPSSAVSMDEGKFSSVFFTKTVPLMNPFIYS; from the coding sequence ATGAtggctatgtggccatctgtacCCATTTTGTATAATGTTGCCATGTCCCCCAAAGTGTGTTCCATCCTTATGCTTGGTTCATACTTGGTGTCATTTTTGGATGCCATGGCTCACACAGGATGCATGCTGAGACTGACCTTCTGTGATGCAAACACCTCTTATTTGTGTGACATGCTCTCTCCGCTCCAGCTCTCCTGCATGAGCACTTATGTCAATGAGCTGGTGGCTTTCCTTGTGGTGGGCATAGATATTATTGTGCCCAGTGTCatcatctttgtcttttatggtttcatCCTGTCCAGCATCTTGCACATCAGCTACACTGAGGGCAGGTCCAAAGCCTTCAGCACCTTCAGTTCCCACATAATTGctgtttctctgttctttggaTCAGGTACATTTATGTATCTTAAACCATCTTCTGCTGTGTCTATGGATGAGGGAAAATTCTCCTCTGTCTTTTTCACCAAAACAGTTCCTTTGATGAACCCTTTCATCTACAGCTAG